The sequence below is a genomic window from Chondrinema litorale.
AAAGGCTTCTAATTATAATTAGAAGCCTTTTTGTTTCCTCATTTTACTAGTGAGCTTCAGTTTATTAATCGATCTGATAACAAAGAAAAATATGGGAATTTCAATATTAAAGATAGATTGCTTTACAAACACTTCATTCAGTTATGAAAATGTTATAGCAAACTTAAAAAAACAACTTAAAGAGGAAATCCAGATTTCGCATAAAAAAATCACAATTGAATCTATGGAGAGATTTGAATTGGGAATAAAACATGGTCTAATTGATCCTTTAGAAACACCGCATTTAGAATCTGGGATTATTGAATTTGGGAACTCATGTTATATTGAGTTTAGAAGGTATTCGAATAAATTTGAATTAGAGTTAGACACTTCAACAAATACTAAGAAATATGCAGATGCTATTGCTTTGATTTTAAAAGATTTGTGTGTTAAAAAATAATCTTACATGATCCCTTTAACTGTAAAAAAGAAGCAAGAAAACAGCCTTTTTAAGGCTATTTAAAGCCTTATTACCTATCGTACCAAGTATTCCTCTTACTAAGCTTTAAGTCTTGTAAAATAGAAGATCTTACACTAATATCGATATTGTAAGATTGGCGCGCTCCAAATGGAATCCAGCTCATACTCATTTGCCAGCAGTGTAAATCTCTTGAGATGTTTAAACTGGTAAAACCAAAACCTTTCTCTTCAAAGTCATAAGACGAACGGAAACCAATCTTCCATTTCTCGGTAAAGGAAACATCGCCGCTAAAAGTTAAGGTTTGCACTACAGTAGATTCTTTAAAACCAGTTTTACTGTATCGGAGGTTATAACTTAACCTCAAACTCCAAGGAACACTAAAGTCCACATACAAATTCGGGTTATTCTCAATGAATTCGAGTTCTTCTTTTTCTCTTGCAGACTTGGGCTCTACATCTTTGTCTTTTTCGTTTTTCTTCTTCGGGCTAAGAGAAGTTGACAAAGCTAAACTTGCACTAGTTAACTGCCCTATTCCATTGCCAGTATCCCAAGCATATTCTGGAATTCTATGTTGAGAAATAGTCATATCTCCATCATCATCAAAAGTTACATCATCCAACACATAAGTATATGGATCGAGTGTACCACTCAAGTTAACAGATAATCCATTAATAAATGGAACATTCTTAAATAACTGAGTTCTTGCACTCATAGAAATATTTGAGAGATTGAATGAGTCTGCTGCAAAGTTGTAGCTTGTACTTAAACTCAAGCTTTGTAGAATTGGCACCTTTTTACTTTCTGCTTTACCAGTAGAATCTGGTTTCGCTCTCACTTTCGCTTCAATCTGGTTACTTAAACTAAAAGAAACCGAACTACTTTTACCAGAACTAGGAGCACCATATAAAGCTCCTTGAAAACGAGATACTTTACTGTAAGTTTCTCCTGTTTCATCTTTCTGCACATATTGGAAGAATCCGTATCTCGGATCAGAAAAATCTGGACGATAGCTATAACTCACACTTGGTGTAATCATATGTCTAATACCTTCTACCTTTCCGATTTTAGGATAATAGAAAGTATATAAACGAGTACTCATACCAACACTAGAGGTGTAATCGTAAGCTCTGGTAAAACCAGGCTCTTCGGTTACTCTTACAGCATCCTCTTCTTCTACATAAGTATAATTGAACTTTTGAGGATACCAATATTCGTTATAACTAAAGCTCGGAGAAAGCTGGAAAAATTTGAGTAAGGTTAAGTTTGTTGAAACTGGAATTTTGTGGATAGCCCCATATTGCGCATCGTTTAAGAATCTACTAAAATTCGCAAATAAATCATCTGGCAAATCATCGTCATCGTCATCATCTGTTTCCGTATCTGTTTCTTCTTCTAAATCTTCTAGAGTTGTGAACGGGAATGAGATATTATCTTCTTCGTTTGTAACCTGTGCTTTTGTACTTACTGAATAAGACACGTTTAACTGAGTTAGCGGATTCTTTTTTGTAGAATTTCCTTTAAAAGGATAAATTCTTCTCATAGAAAGGTTCGCCTCTGGATACAAATCTGTAACTCCTGTATTTACGTTTTGGTTGATACGCAAATTGGCACTTCCTGTAAATGGTGTTCCTTCAAAGGTTTTGCTATAAGAAACACTTGAGTTAAATGAAGCTGAAATATAATCTTCTGTGCTAAATGAGTTGTTTCTGTTATATGTAGATGAACCAACGTTTACACTAGCAGAAAACCTACTATTTCCTTTTGATACAGGGCTGTGGTTCCATCTTAGCCAATAATCCGTAGTTTCTGTATCTTCCAGATTATCTTGTTGTGTAATCACCTTATTATAGCTAAAGCTTAACCCACCGCTAAATTTATATCTTACTTTATAATCTGAATCTATAGACGCTCCCCAACCTCCAAGAGAATAAATCTGCCCAAGAAGCTGCACACCCATATAATCTCCTACTGGCAAGTAAAAACCTCCATTTCTTAAATAAAAACCTCTGGTAGAACTTTCACCGTAGGTTGGTACAACAATACCAGCACTTCGCTTATCAGAAAATGGAAACAAACCAAATGCAAAACCTAAAGGAGTTGGTACACCATTTAGCTCAAAGTTAAATGGACCAGAAATTACATATTTGTTAGGAACAATTTTTAATTCTTTAGATCGAAT
It includes:
- a CDS encoding putative LPS assembly protein LptD, with amino-acid sequence MDRYKYYTFIGKIVEFVVRAVLFSSVFILLSLSSQAQVIESDTVLVNDSTISTDTTLLATDSLAVATDTIQQEGPIETTIKYFAKDSLNYDPINGTVYLYGEAKVTYGDMTIEAAEIQYNMAGKTVHANGVPDSTGTLTGIPIFTQGGQTYNAENMTYNMETEKGIISGIVTQQGDGYIKSGKVKRTPDNAMYAAGNIYTTCNLEEPHFGIRSKELKIVPNKYVISGPFNFELNGVPTPLGFAFGLFPFSDKRSAGIVVPTYGESSTRGFYLRNGGFYLPVGDYMGVQLLGQIYSLGGWGASIDSDYKVRYKFSGGLSFSYNKVITQQDNLEDTETTDYWLRWNHSPVSKGNSRFSASVNVGSSTYNRNNSFSTEDYISASFNSSVSYSKTFEGTPFTGSANLRINQNVNTGVTDLYPEANLSMRRIYPFKGNSTKKNPLTQLNVSYSVSTKAQVTNEEDNISFPFTTLEDLEEETDTETDDDDDDDLPDDLFANFSRFLNDAQYGAIHKIPVSTNLTLLKFFQLSPSFSYNEYWYPQKFNYTYVEEEDAVRVTEEPGFTRAYDYTSSVGMSTRLYTFYYPKIGKVEGIRHMITPSVSYSYRPDFSDPRYGFFQYVQKDETGETYSKVSRFQGALYGAPSSGKSSSVSFSLSNQIEAKVRAKPDSTGKAESKKVPILQSLSLSTSYNFAADSFNLSNISMSARTQLFKNVPFINGLSVNLSGTLDPYTYVLDDVTFDDDGDMTISQHRIPEYAWDTGNGIGQLTSASLALSTSLSPKKKNEKDKDVEPKSAREKEELEFIENNPNLYVDFSVPWSLRLSYNLRYSKTGFKESTVVQTLTFSGDVSFTEKWKIGFRSSYDFEEKGFGFTSLNISRDLHCWQMSMSWIPFGARQSYNIDISVRSSILQDLKLSKRNTWYDR